In one window of Hevea brasiliensis isolate MT/VB/25A 57/8 chromosome 10, ASM3005281v1, whole genome shotgun sequence DNA:
- the LOC110668224 gene encoding uncharacterized protein LOC110668224: MVVSLGPGKFYGSSLPRPRIYTDVKLNPHRVDPPVPVMDPLLSWAEEAHWSMGGLSFKRLRLQGRIEGNVNKLRKHREKLAKLQVSNSPKVSRGPLPGGVKAKNENNRKRVGSDSPPPAPMVTKRRRFMDLFDEDSEEEEQQVTEKVEASGKKKPVRKLVGDFEKVAKENDVNKIGKTSDAVRVSTRRRGLEKGGTGGVGDAVMKVVEELNREDFGVKKLKGGKKGKSDGENGSSSGNGVRTSPRLAKQRSKLDL, translated from the coding sequence ATGGTAGTCTCTTTAGGTCCCGGCAAGTTCTATGGTAGTAGCCTCCCTCGCCCTCGTATCTACACCGACGTAAAGCTGAATCCACATAGGGTGGATCCACCTGTGCCCGTCATGGACCCCTTGCTCTCCTGGGCAGAGGAGGCTCATTGGTCTATGGGTGGTCTTAGCTTCAAGCGTCTCCGCCTTCAAGGCCGCATCGAGGGCAATGTCAACAAGCTCCGTAAGCACCGCGAGAAACTAGCAAAGTTACAAGTCAGTAATAGCCCCAAAGTCTCAAGAGGTCCACTACCAGGTGGGGTTAAAGCTAAGAACGAGAACAACAGGAAGAGGGTTGGCTCTGATTCTCCGCCTCCGGCTCCTATGGTGACAAAAAGAAGGAGATTTATGGATTTGTTTGacgaggatagtgaagaggaagaACAACAGGTTACGGAGAAGGTGGAGGCTTCTGGTAAGAAGAAGCCGGTGAGAAAGCTTGTGGGAGACTTCGAAAAGGTAGCTAAGGAGAATGATGTGAATAAGATTGGAAAGACTAGTGATGCGGTCAGGGTAAGTACAAGGAGAAGGGGGTTGGAGAAAGGCGGTACCGGTGGTGTGGGTGATGCGGTGATGAAGGTGGTTGAGGAGTTGAATAGAGAGGATTTTGGGGTGAAGAAATTGAAGGGTGGAAAGAAGGGCAAAAGTGATGGGGAGAATGGGTCCAGTTCTGGGAATGGTGTTAGGACTTCGCCAAGATTGGCAAAACAAAGGTCAAAATTAGATCTGTGA